One part of the Tenacibaculum sp. 190130A14a genome encodes these proteins:
- a CDS encoding calcium/sodium antiporter, with protein sequence MSILYIIGGLILLVLGGNWLLKAAVGLSLRLNIPKIVIGMTVVSFATSAPELIVSIKSALDGATGLAVGNVIGSNIANIGLVLGITVILSSINVEKSFYKTDWPVMMVASLLLYFFIVNDRTIQSYEGMILFGMLVVFLVYLLRFQKQAVVDEMPEDDEELPLYKVVLFLAVGGFGLWAGSELLIDGSVSLAKNMGVSDAVIGVTVVSVGTSVPELAASIIAVLKKEKAISLGNLIGSNVFNILAVLGITAMITPIEVKSDALSLINNDIYWMLAISFIVLPLVFIPKGLRLGWRDGIILLGAYIFFVYQTLT encoded by the coding sequence ATGAGTATTTTATACATAATCGGTGGATTAATATTGTTGGTTTTAGGAGGAAATTGGTTGTTAAAAGCAGCAGTAGGATTATCATTAAGATTAAACATACCTAAAATAGTAATTGGTATGACCGTGGTTTCTTTTGCTACCTCGGCACCAGAATTAATTGTTAGTATAAAATCAGCTTTAGATGGGGCAACTGGTTTAGCAGTAGGGAATGTAATAGGTTCTAATATTGCCAATATTGGATTGGTTTTAGGAATTACCGTAATACTATCTTCTATCAATGTAGAAAAAAGTTTTTATAAAACTGATTGGCCAGTAATGATGGTGGCCTCTTTATTATTGTACTTTTTTATTGTAAATGACAGAACCATTCAATCCTATGAAGGAATGATTTTATTTGGAATGCTAGTGGTATTCCTAGTATACTTATTACGTTTTCAAAAACAGGCTGTGGTAGACGAGATGCCAGAAGATGATGAGGAGTTACCTTTATATAAGGTAGTATTGTTTTTAGCAGTAGGAGGTTTTGGATTATGGGCAGGATCGGAGTTGTTAATAGACGGTTCAGTAAGCTTGGCTAAAAATATGGGAGTAAGTGATGCGGTAATTGGAGTTACAGTAGTTTCTGTAGGAACCAGTGTTCCTGAGTTAGCAGCTTCTATAATTGCGGTTTTAAAGAAAGAAAAAGCCATCTCATTAGGAAATTTAATTGGTTCTAATGTGTTTAATATTTTGGCAGTTTTAGGAATTACGGCAATGATTACTCCAATCGAAGTAAAATCAGACGCCTTGAGCTTAATTAATAATGATATTTATTGGATGTTAGCCATTTCATTCATTGTGTTACCATTGGTATTTATACCTAAAGGATTACGCTTAGGATGGCGAGATGGAATCATTTTACTTGGAGCCTATATTTTCTTTGTATATCAAACATTAACATAA
- a CDS encoding curli assembly protein CsgF: MRKKIYCLLLPLLFFSVSAISQTLTYRPISPFFGGNNPFAYQQLLASANAQNDFQENNDGLEQQSDLDNFTESLNRQLLNTLSNNLFQEQFGDQELTVGTYVFGSLAVEISPTTGGLLVNILNTETGEQTQIVIPGN, encoded by the coding sequence ATGAGAAAAAAGATATATTGCTTACTACTACCATTGCTGTTTTTTAGTGTTTCTGCAATTTCGCAAACATTAACCTACAGACCTATAAGTCCATTTTTTGGAGGAAATAACCCATTTGCATACCAGCAATTATTGGCTTCTGCAAATGCACAAAACGATTTTCAAGAAAATAATGATGGCTTAGAACAACAATCTGACCTAGACAATTTTACGGAAAGTTTGAACAGACAGTTGTTAAATACGCTTTCAAATAATTTGTTTCAAGAACAATTTGGAGATCAAGAACTAACGGTTGGAACCTATGTGTTTGGATCATTAGCGGTAGAAATTTCTCCAACAACAGGCGGATTGTTAGTAAATATATTAAATACAGAAACAGGAGAGCAAACTCAAATTGTGATACCTGGAAATTAA
- a CDS encoding glutamine synthetase beta-grasp domain-containing protein has translation MTRSKLEYIWLDGYYPTQNMRSKTKVVEDFSGKLEDCPIWSFDGSSTRQAEGGDSDCLLKPVAIYPDPARENGFLVMTEVLNADGTPHISNGRANIDDDDNDFWFGFEQEYFIMDTHTQLPLGFPIGGYPGPQGMYYCSVGGKNTHGRDFVEEHADLCIAAGLTFEGINQEVASGQWEFQLFAKGAKKAGDEIWVARYLLDRLTEKYGYYIEYHPKPVKGDWNGSGMHANFSNTLLRTCGSQETYEKVCEAFRPVTKEHIAVYGEYNDQRLTGLHETASINDFSYGVSDRGASIRIPIITVEQGWKGWLEDRRPASNADPYKVAGRIIDTVKSAKI, from the coding sequence ATGACTAGATCTAAATTAGAATATATTTGGTTAGATGGATATTATCCAACTCAAAACATGCGTAGTAAAACTAAAGTTGTAGAAGATTTTAGTGGAAAGTTAGAAGATTGTCCAATTTGGTCTTTTGACGGTTCGTCAACTAGACAAGCTGAAGGAGGAGATTCTGATTGTTTATTAAAACCTGTAGCTATTTATCCAGACCCAGCTCGCGAGAATGGATTTTTAGTAATGACAGAAGTTTTAAATGCTGATGGAACACCACACATATCAAACGGGCGTGCTAATATAGATGATGATGACAACGATTTTTGGTTTGGTTTTGAACAAGAGTACTTCATTATGGATACTCACACACAATTACCTTTAGGATTCCCTATTGGAGGTTATCCTGGTCCACAAGGTATGTACTACTGTTCTGTAGGTGGTAAAAATACACACGGACGTGATTTCGTTGAGGAGCATGCTGATTTATGTATTGCTGCGGGATTAACTTTTGAAGGAATTAACCAGGAGGTTGCTTCTGGACAATGGGAATTCCAATTATTTGCAAAAGGTGCTAAAAAAGCTGGAGACGAAATTTGGGTAGCTCGTTACTTACTAGACAGATTAACTGAAAAATATGGATACTACATTGAGTACCATCCAAAACCAGTAAAAGGAGATTGGAATGGTTCTGGTATGCACGCAAACTTCTCTAATACTTTATTAAGAACTTGTGGTAGTCAAGAAACGTATGAAAAAGTATGTGAAGCTTTCAGACCAGTAACTAAAGAACACATTGCAGTATATGGTGAATATAACGACCAGCGTTTAACTGGTTTACACGAAACAGCTTCTATCAACGATTTTAGCTATGGTGTATCTGACCGTGGTGCTTCTATTAGAATTCCAATTATTACTGTTGAGCAAGGTTGGAAAGGATGGTTAGAAGACAGAAGACCTGCTTCTAATGCTGATCCATACAAAGTAGCTGGAAGAATTATTGACACTGTAAAAAGCGCAAAAATCTAA
- a CDS encoding CsgE family curli-type amyloid fiber assembly protein, with translation MNLYTSCFVFFLCISAVVFSQEETNIVGKIQVLKNDNFINLKAEVINDGVLFVDELSYNLVALKKDVRGNFSNNKQSGEFSIKPNEKKELALIRLNVNKKEELRAFLFIKHKDKLISRDTFSLGGVKKVKKEVGKINESNFIIKGLVIDEAITKIGKDFYDFFYQTYLLSGIKYPFIIKIKERPGLTRTTNISVEVEDNMIFEFRSNPSEDYLKEIVNVSLARLRVYAKQRRVLKSQKI, from the coding sequence ATGAATTTATATACAAGTTGTTTCGTTTTTTTTCTCTGCATTTCTGCAGTTGTGTTTTCTCAAGAAGAAACCAATATTGTTGGGAAAATACAAGTTTTAAAAAATGACAATTTTATCAATTTAAAAGCAGAAGTAATTAATGATGGTGTTTTGTTTGTTGATGAGTTGAGCTATAATCTGGTAGCTTTAAAAAAAGATGTAAGAGGTAATTTTTCAAATAACAAACAATCGGGAGAATTTTCGATTAAACCCAATGAGAAAAAGGAATTAGCCCTTATAAGATTAAACGTAAACAAAAAGGAGGAGTTAAGAGCATTTCTATTTATAAAACACAAAGACAAACTCATTTCTAGAGATACCTTTTCATTAGGAGGAGTAAAAAAAGTGAAAAAAGAAGTAGGAAAAATTAACGAATCTAATTTTATAATTAAAGGATTGGTTATTGACGAGGCAATAACAAAAATAGGGAAGGACTTTTACGATTTTTTTTATCAAACCTACCTGTTGTCTGGAATAAAATATCCTTTCATAATTAAAATAAAAGAAAGACCGGGGCTAACAAGAACAACCAACATTAGTGTTGAAGTTGAGGATAATATGATTTTTGAATTTAGATCCAATCCAAGTGAAGACTATCTGAAAGAAATAGTTAATGTATCACTTGCAAGATTAAGGGTGTACGCAAAACAAAGAAGAGTTTTGAAAAGTCAAAAAATTTAA
- a CDS encoding glutamine synthetase III has translation MSTIRFRALEQTLHRKPILIEEKGRRSELFAQNVFNEQAMRRHMTKEAYNAVQNAIEFGSKIDRGIADQIALSMKEWALLKGATHYTHWFQPLTGATAEKHDAFFEPIDGGGAMERFDGGQLVQQEPDASSFPHGGIRNTFEARGYTAWDPTSPAFIYGTTLCIPTVFVAYTGEALDYKTPLLRALHEVDKAATAVAKYFDKNVNKVNATLGWEQEYFLIDMALAKSRPDISLTGRTLLGHSSAKGQQLDDHYFGTIPTRILNFMRDLEQESLLLGIPVKTRHNEVAPNQFELAPIFEEANLAVDHNSLLMDVMKKVAERHAFKVLFHEKPFAGVNGSGKHNNWSLATNTGVNLLSPGKTPMRNLEFLTFFINTIKAVNDYEELLRASIASASNDHRLGANEAPPAIISVFIGSQLSAVLDELENVTKGKISPKEMTDLKLNVVGKIPEILLDNTDRNRTSPFAFTGNKFEFRAVGSTANCANAMTVLNTIVAKQLTAFKKEVDAYIEKHSVKKDDAIFNVLREYIKASKRIRFEGNGYGKEWEKEAKKRKLSNHKTTPEALRAKVSEATIKLYEEMHIMNEVECKARYEIEIEEYTLRLQIESRVLGDIARNHVVPTAIRYQNILVDNVKGLKDIYGDSFKTIAKEQMMIIESISIHIEKINHLINLMIEERKKANALKNSEKKAVHYCNKVKPYFEEIRYHCDKLELIVDDNLWPLAKYRELLFTR, from the coding sequence ATGTCTACAATTCGATTTAGAGCTTTAGAGCAAACCTTACATAGGAAACCGATTTTGATTGAAGAGAAGGGAAGAAGATCAGAACTTTTTGCTCAAAATGTATTTAATGAGCAAGCCATGCGCAGACATATGACGAAAGAAGCATATAATGCGGTTCAAAATGCCATTGAGTTTGGTTCTAAAATAGATAGAGGAATTGCAGATCAAATAGCGTTAAGTATGAAAGAGTGGGCACTCTTAAAAGGAGCAACACACTATACACACTGGTTTCAACCTTTAACAGGAGCAACCGCAGAAAAGCACGATGCCTTTTTTGAACCTATTGATGGAGGAGGAGCCATGGAACGTTTTGATGGCGGACAATTGGTGCAGCAAGAACCTGACGCTTCAAGTTTTCCGCATGGAGGAATTAGAAACACCTTTGAAGCACGTGGATATACCGCTTGGGATCCTACATCACCAGCCTTTATATATGGTACTACTTTATGTATTCCTACTGTATTTGTTGCTTATACAGGTGAGGCATTAGATTATAAGACACCTTTATTAAGAGCTTTGCATGAAGTTGATAAGGCTGCTACTGCTGTAGCAAAATATTTTGATAAGAATGTAAACAAGGTAAATGCTACCTTAGGTTGGGAACAAGAATATTTCTTAATTGATATGGCGTTGGCAAAATCGCGCCCAGATATTAGCTTAACAGGGAGAACTTTGTTAGGACATTCTTCAGCAAAAGGACAACAATTAGACGATCATTATTTTGGAACCATTCCTACGCGTATTTTAAATTTTATGCGCGATTTGGAACAAGAGAGTTTATTGTTAGGAATTCCTGTAAAAACAAGGCATAACGAAGTAGCGCCCAATCAGTTTGAATTAGCACCTATTTTTGAAGAAGCAAACTTAGCAGTAGATCATAACTCCTTATTAATGGATGTTATGAAGAAGGTTGCAGAAAGACATGCTTTTAAAGTATTGTTTCATGAAAAGCCTTTTGCAGGAGTTAATGGATCTGGAAAGCATAACAACTGGTCGTTGGCAACCAATACAGGAGTAAACTTATTAAGTCCCGGAAAAACGCCAATGCGAAACCTAGAATTTCTAACCTTTTTTATCAATACTATCAAAGCAGTAAATGATTATGAAGAATTGTTAAGAGCTTCTATAGCGAGTGCAAGTAACGATCATAGGTTAGGAGCTAATGAAGCACCACCTGCTATTATTTCTGTTTTTATAGGATCGCAATTATCTGCTGTTCTAGATGAACTTGAAAATGTTACCAAAGGAAAAATTTCTCCAAAAGAAATGACCGATTTAAAATTAAATGTGGTTGGTAAAATTCCAGAGATACTTTTAGACAATACAGATAGAAATAGAACTTCTCCATTTGCTTTTACAGGAAACAAGTTTGAATTTAGAGCGGTAGGATCAACTGCAAATTGTGCCAATGCAATGACCGTATTGAATACCATTGTTGCGAAACAGTTAACAGCATTTAAAAAAGAAGTAGATGCTTATATTGAAAAACATTCTGTTAAAAAGGATGATGCCATTTTTAATGTGTTAAGAGAATATATCAAAGCATCAAAGAGAATACGTTTTGAAGGAAATGGTTATGGAAAGGAATGGGAAAAAGAAGCGAAGAAAAGAAAACTAAGCAATCATAAAACAACTCCCGAAGCATTACGAGCAAAGGTTTCAGAGGCTACTATTAAATTATATGAAGAAATGCATATAATGAATGAAGTAGAATGTAAAGCACGATATGAAATAGAAATAGAAGAATATACTTTACGTTTACAAATAGAGTCGAGAGTACTAGGAGATATTGCTAGAAATCACGTAGTTCCAACGGCTATACGCTATCAGAATATATTGGTAGATAATGTAAAAGGATTGAAAGATATTTATGGAGATTCTTTTAAAACCATTGCCAAAGAACAAATGATGATTATCGAATCGATATCAATACATATAGAAAAGATAAATCATTTGATTAACCTAATGATTGAAGAGAGAAAGAAAGCAAATGCCTTAAAAAACTCAGAGAAAAAAGCAGTTCATTATTGCAATAAGGTAAAACCGTATTTTGAAGAAATACGTTACCATTGTGATAAATTAGAGCTAATTGTAGATGATAATTTATGGCCCTTAGCGAAGTATAGAGAACTGCTTTTTACGCGATAA